In the Gossypium arboreum isolate Shixiya-1 chromosome 10, ASM2569848v2, whole genome shotgun sequence genome, one interval contains:
- the LOC108488973 gene encoding uncharacterized protein LOC108488973 has protein sequence MEKLLRPYDKEFVRMAMLKHEETFKQQVYELHRLYRIQKTLMKSSENSRPNGSFSLKNQTSRRRLDLEHSVHHHNETSEVIDESEIELTLGPPMKERQGTTLPRTWDFGPCFSSSSSESCHVTMGYRHGSKSNNDLEEQLRKEGLDQPPWILQVLTMNMSL, from the exons ATGGAGAAACTTCTTAGACCGTATGATAAGGAATTTGTGAGGATGGCAATGTTAAAACATGAAGAAACATTCAAACAACag GTGTATGAGCTCCATCGTCTATATCGAATCCAGAAGACATTGATGAAAAGTTCTGAAAACAGCAGGCCTAATGGAAGCTTCAGCTTAAAGAATCAGACTTCAAGAAGGCGACTCGACTTGGAACATTCGGTGCACCATCATAACGAAACGTCAGAAGTCATCGATGAGAGCGAGATTGAGCTGACGTTAGGGCCGCCGATGAAGGAACGACAAGGGACAACTCTCCCTCGAACATGGGATTTCGGACCGTGCTTCTCATCGTCTTCCTCTGAATCCTGTCATGTAACAATGGGGTATCGACATGGAAGTAAAAGCAATAACGATCTAGAAGAACAATTGAGAAAGGAGGGATTAGATCAGCCTCCTTGGATTCTCCAAGTTCTAACTATGAATATGAGTCTATGA